A single region of the Cynocephalus volans isolate mCynVol1 chromosome 12, mCynVol1.pri, whole genome shotgun sequence genome encodes:
- the MANSC1 gene encoding MANSC domain-containing protein 1 has product MLFREERSLIYTLMLIFFLTLRLSSSQNCLTKSLEDVVIDIQSSLSKGIRGNEPIHTLTQEDCIHSCCSTRNISGDKACNLMIFDTRKTTRQPNCYLFFCPSEEACPLKPAKGLMSYRIIRDFPSLTRTDLPSQGLAREDALLHGQSSQAVTFSAPLPAGYSKPTDVLWRGTFSQKSGSSGHLEKLFKIDHASTQFPVHKVKGHSQSSQFSSEQETAYLLPENVTFPTAVAVASLHTVSAAPKPAGLPPASASVIPSGTSPPHLATAAPPVTTIPSQPPTALVSTIFARAMITSQEVTATAVPTTIFQPPIDLKGTPEMVPNLTSNMDVHNRATLSLSNVESSTMNKTASWENGKGSAGSSSLNNVPETQHGLPFEKWLLIGTLLFGVLFLVVGLVLLGRMLSESLHRKRYSRLDYLINGIYVDI; this is encoded by the exons atgctcttCAGGGAAGAAAGGAGCTTGATTTACACtttgatgttaatttttttcctgaccCTAAGGCTGTCCAGCAGTCAGAATTGCCTCACCAAGAGTCTAGAAGACGTTGTCATTGACATCCAGTCATCTCTTTCTAAGGGAATCAGAGGCAATGAGCCCATACATACATTAACTCAAGAGGACTGCATTCATTCTTGCTGTTCAACAAGAAATATATCAG GGGATAAAGCATGTAACCTGATGATCTTCGACACGCGCAAAACAACACGACAACCCAACTGCTACCTGTTCTTCTGTCCCAGTGAGGAAGCCTGTCCACTGAAACCAGCAAAGGGCCTTATGAGTTACAGGATAATTAGAG aTTTTCCCTCTTTGACCAGAACTGATttgccaagccaagggttagccCGAGAAGATGCCCTCTTACATGGCCAGTCTTCCCAGGCAGTCACTTTCTCAGCCCCTCTTCCAGCGGGTTATTCCAAGCCCACCGATGTCTTATGGAGAGGTACATTTTCTCAGAAGTCTGGATCCTCAGGTCATTTGGAGAAACTATTCAAGATTGACCATGCAAGTACCCAGTTCCCTGTTCATAAAGTAAAAGGCCATTCTCAGAGTTCACAGTTTTCCTCAGAACAAGAAACAGCTTATCTGCTGCCTGAAAATGTCACATTCCCAACTGCAGTGGCTGTTGCTTCTTTACATACTGTCTCTGCTGCTCCAAAGCCTGCAGGTCTTCCACCTGCCAGTGCTTCAGTGATACCTTCTGGGACTTCTCCACCACATCTGGCCACTGCAGCTCCACCTGTAACCACCATCCCTTCTCAGCCTCCCACAGCCCTCGTTTCTACAATTTTTGCACGTGCTATGATTACATCCCAAGAGGTGACTGCAACAGCAGTTCCAACTACCATCTTTCAGCCACCTATAGACTTGAAAGGCACCCCAGAAATGGTGCCCAACCTAACTTCGAACATGGATGTGCATAACCGTGCTACACTTTCTTTGTCAAATGTGGAGTCTTCCACTATGAATAAAACTGCTTCCTGGGAAAATGGGAAGGGTAGTGCAGGCAGCTCCTCCCTGAATAATGTTCCAGAAACCCAGCATGGACTTCCATTTGAAAAGTGGCTTCTCATTGGGACCCTGCTCTTTGGTGTCCTGTTCCTGGTGGTGGGCCTTGTCCTCTTGGGTAGAATGCTCTCAGAATCTCTGCACAGGAAACGTTACTCAAGGCTTGATTATTTGATCAATGGGATCTATGTTGACATCTAA